The genomic interval aacacaaaaagaaaacttggCCACAAACCTTGTGCCTATATATAGCTTTTCATAGTCGCAAGCTTTGCTTTAACAATGAGAGCATCTTCTCTTCTTATTCTCAACACTCACAAGCACATTGAGTTCTTCCCTTTCTCTTGgtgtaaaattatataaaagatcATTATAAGGTCTCTTGTTCTTTAGATGGAAAGCAAAAAATTCACACAAGATGGTTCGGTTGATCTTCGCGGCCGCCCTGTCATCGCCTCCGGCACCGGGAGATGGAGAGCTTGTGCCTTCTTAGTAGGTAATTACTTAAAATtcatgaaataaattataaagttactAGTGTTGTTGAAGCTTCTTCTATTCAATTCATTCCTATGTATTGCATTTGCATGTGTAATTAATTAGGATATGAAGCATTTGAAAGGATGGCCTTCTATGGGGTAGCCTCAAATCTTGTAGTGTATCTCACAACTCAACTACATGAAGACACGGTTTCATCAGTGAGGAGTGTGAACAACTGGTCTGGTTCAGTGTGGATCACTCCGATCATCGGCGCATACATTGCCGATACATATATTGGTCGCTTCTGGACCTTCACCATCGCATCTCTCATCTATGTCATggtatatattttcatatatatatatatatatgtactctAATTATTCAAGAAATTGTGATGATAATCGTTGTTAATACTTAATACAACTGAATTTCTCATAGGGTATGGTCTTACTAACAATGGCTGTGTCCCTTGAGTCCTTGAGGCCAACCTGCAACAATGGCATATGTAACAAAGCATCACATTCTCAGATAGCCTTCTTCTATTCATCTCTTTACATAATTGCCATCGGTGCCGGAGGGACGAAGCCGAACATATCGACCTTTGGGGCAGATCAGTTCGATGATTTCGATCCAAAAGAGAAGCAGCTCAAGGGATCATTCTTCAATTGGTGGATGTTCAGCTCGTTCTTGGGTGGTCTAATGGCAACACTAGGCCTTGTGTACATACAGGAGAACTTAGGGTGGGGGTTAGGTTATGGAATCCCCACAGCAGGGTTGATGATCTCATTGGTGATATTCTATATCGGCACACCGAATTATCGACACAAGGTCAAGAAGACGAAAAGCCCGGCGAGGGAGATGATCAGAGTATGGTTAACCGCTTTCGCTAACCGGAAACTCAATTTGCCGGAAAACCCATCTGAGCTCTATGAGCTTGAGCATCAGCATTATGTGGTCACTGGCAAGAGGAGAGTGCATCACACCATGGCCTTCCGGTGAGTGATCTCTTCGTTGACTGACTTTGACCAAAAAGTCAAACTTTAGTCAAACCTTGAAAACTCTTTTGACTGTAGGTTTCTAGACAAAGCAGCAGTGAAAGCAGAAGGTGGCACAACTACAACACCACCATGCACAGTAACACAAGTAGAAGAAACCAAGCTTTTGGTAGCCATGGGACTCATTTGGTTggcaaccctaattcccagcaCCATTTGGGCACAAGTGAACACTCTATTCGTCAAGCAAGGGACAACCTTGGATCGCGACATCGGCAATGGCTTTCGTCTTCCTGCCGCCTCCCTCGGAAGCTTCATCACAATCTCAATGCTTCTCTCCGTCCCTCTCTACGACCGTTACTTCGTCCCCTTCATGCAACGCCGCACCGATAACCTAGAGGCATCACTCTCCTCCAACGCCTCGGCACCGGCTTCGGCTTCCATATCATCGTCACCATGGTGGCCTACATCGTTGAACTCAAACGAATGCACGAGATAAAATCTCACAATGTTAATGGTCCTAAAGACATTGTTCCAATGAGCATCTTCTGGTTATTACCACAATATGTGCTATTAGGTGTCGGAGATGTGTTCCATGCCATTGGATTACTAGAGTTCTTTTATGACCAATCACCAGAGGACATGCAAAGCCTTGGAACAACCTTCTTCACAAGTGGGATTGGAGTAGGGAACTTCCTCAATAGCTTGCTAGTGACACTGGTTGATAATGTGACAAGAAAAGGTGGTGGAAAGAGTTGGATAGGGAACAACTTGAATGACTCACACTTGGACTATTATTATGGATTCCTCATGACATTATCAGCAGTCAATCTAGGCTTGTTTGTTTGGATATCTAGTAAGTATGTTTACAAGAAGGAGAGCTTGGAGGTGGATGGTGGGAAGTTGGCCATGAGTAATAGTAGTAATAGACAAATGGAAGGAAAGGCTATTATTCCATTGGATACATCCTCTTTAGGGTTGCAAGTGTGAAGATTTACTTCACAGAGATGAGTCTTGTTTATGTACTTCTTGTTGGGTTGTAGATGTATGTGTGTGAGCATAATAATGCGTAAGCATTGGTTCCTTTGAGAAAATgggatataaataaatatatggccTCTCTTGTAGATAAGCTTGTTTTTAGCTTTCCTATTGGACCACTTAGATATTCTTCAATGTCActtgtaatatatataactttataaaaatcagtatttgtataaaaatttataatatatataatgtttgaaattatttttttggcagAAATTTTGAACCAAAAAATGTTCAAATATGAGTGGATTAATgttaataagaataaatatttataattaaatttatggtGTGCATACTTTATATCCATAACAAAATAGTAATGttctttttatcattaataaaaaaaggaatttaaTTCGATCTTTCCTCTGCAACCTTAAGCATCACCTTTTGATctaatgaataaaattatagtttatggtttatttttctaatatatccCTAAAAATATCCTCCTCCACTCAGTAATACCCTTCTTATAGGTTCCCAATCATtggtactttttttttcattctccaTTCCTTTCCATCGTGCACCTCCCACTCTGTTGGGTGAACCAAGGGTTGTATACAAAAAACCTCTAAGGCCTTATATGCCCCCTAAAACCTATATGTAAAAATTGTCGgtgacttatttaaaaaaatatatatactatcattatcttttatatgcatatttttGACTGTATGTGTATTTGTCCTGTTTcaataaaaacttatttataaaaaaatttatgtgcttattaaaaaaaagattttgttaattttcgttgtaattttttaaattaatatcttgaacatattttttaaaattttaacatgttttattattttttaggtaCTTTATATAAGCTATTATAAACACAAACGTTCATATGCAACACGAACTGATACTATGTTTTAGGTAAATCTCATTATCAGCACTTTACATTAAAGAAATATACACCACTATAGAAGATAACTTAGGAGtgatattatattaa from Dioscorea cayenensis subsp. rotundata cultivar TDr96_F1 chromosome 7, TDr96_F1_v2_PseudoChromosome.rev07_lg8_w22 25.fasta, whole genome shotgun sequence carries:
- the LOC120264364 gene encoding LOW QUALITY PROTEIN: protein NRT1/ PTR FAMILY 5.1-like (The sequence of the model RefSeq protein was modified relative to this genomic sequence to represent the inferred CDS: inserted 1 base in 1 codon), translating into MESKKFTQDGSVDLRGRPVIASGTGRWRACAFLVGYEAFERMAFYGVASNLVVYLTTQLHEDTVSSVRSVNNWSGSVWITPIIGAYIADTYIGRFWTFTIASLIYVMGMVLLTMAVSLESLRPTCNNGICNKASHSQIAFFYSSLYIIAIGAGGTKPNISTFGADQFDDFDPKEKQLKGSFFNWWMFSSFLGGLMATLGLVYIQENLGWGLGYGIPTAGLMISLVIFYIGTPNYRHKVKKTKSPAREMIRVWLTAFANRKLNLPENPSELYELEHQHYVVTGKRRVHHTMAFRFLDKAAVKAEGGTTTTPPCTVTQVEETKLLVAMGLIWLATLIPSTIWAQVNTLFVKQGTTLDRDIGNGFRLPAASLGSFITISMLLSVPLYDRYFVPFMQRRTDXPRGITLLQRLGTGFGFHIIVTMVAYIVELKRMHEIKSHNVNGPKDIVPMSIFWLLPQYVLLGVGDVFHAIGLLEFFYDQSPEDMQSLGTTFFTSGIGVGNFLNSLLVTLVDNVTRKGGGKSWIGNNLNDSHLDYYYGFLMTLSAVNLGLFVWISSKYVYKKESLEVDGGKLAMSNSSNRQMEGKAIIPLDTSSLGLQV